In Paenibacillus algicola, a genomic segment contains:
- a CDS encoding YtxH domain-containing protein, translated as MNEKSKGLLWGALIGSIAGSVTALLLTPKSGRELRESLADGARLAGDKVQETAEKLGEQGISWIGVMTDRAQGMISELQDWSQKQQSWLADGAEARISSFREQEEDEELQGEQQHR; from the coding sequence ATGAACGAAAAAAGCAAAGGTTTGCTGTGGGGAGCACTTATCGGAAGCATTGCCGGGTCTGTAACGGCCCTGCTGCTGACACCGAAATCTGGCCGGGAGCTTAGAGAGAGCCTTGCCGACGGCGCGCGCCTTGCTGGAGATAAAGTGCAGGAAACCGCTGAAAAGCTGGGCGAACAGGGCATTTCCTGGATTGGCGTGATGACAGACCGGGCTCAGGGGATGATCTCCGAGCTGCAGGACTGGAGCCAGAAGCAGCAATCCTGGCTGGCTGACGGTGCAGAAGCCCGGATTTCCTCTTTTCGGGAACAGGAAGAGGATGAAGAGCTTCAAGGAGAACAGCAGCACCGTTAA
- a CDS encoding Dabb family protein yields the protein MIKHIVFFKLKEPTAENIERTVQVLKNMDGQIPQLRSLEAGADVVRSERSYDLALIVEVDSLEELQAYQVHPAHQEVIQYINEVKDHTLAVDFEV from the coding sequence TTGATTAAACACATCGTATTTTTCAAGCTGAAAGAACCGACTGCTGAGAACATTGAGCGCACAGTCCAGGTGCTCAAAAATATGGACGGACAAATTCCCCAGCTCCGCTCGCTGGAGGCAGGGGCAGACGTTGTGCGCTCGGAGCGCTCTTACGACCTGGCCTTGATCGTGGAAGTGGATTCCCTGGAGGAGCTTCAGGCGTATCAGGTGCACCCCGCTCATCAGGAAGTGATTCAATATATTAACGAAGTGAAGGATCATACCCTCGCTGTCGATTTCGAAGTTTAG
- a CDS encoding DUF948 domain-containing protein, translated as MQEWGIVAAAAGIWIIAAAAITIGFLIRNMLLRAEAVLRTMEEQYAALSEQTSQVMEQASRSLGHVERQLAAAESMVVQVKGAVHSASEAVIGVSRVSQKAAQSAAQHLEQARLDNEKQLGELFRWLDIGVSFWHAWHRRSPRTGGGQAE; from the coding sequence ATGCAGGAGTGGGGCATTGTGGCCGCGGCAGCAGGGATCTGGATCATTGCCGCAGCGGCGATTACCATAGGGTTTCTGATCCGGAACATGCTGCTTCGAGCGGAAGCTGTGCTAAGAACCATGGAAGAGCAGTACGCAGCGCTATCAGAGCAGACGTCACAGGTTATGGAACAGGCATCTCGTTCGCTGGGGCACGTAGAGCGGCAGCTGGCTGCAGCAGAATCCATGGTTGTCCAGGTGAAAGGTGCGGTCCATTCCGCTTCAGAAGCGGTAATTGGTGTGTCCAGAGTCAGCCAGAAGGCTGCCCAGTCTGCCGCTCAGCACTTGGAGCAGGCTCGACTGGACAATGAGAAGCAGCTCGGAGAGCTGTTTCGCTGGCTGGACATCGGGGTTTCGTTCTGGCATGCATGGCATCGACGGTCTCCCCGGACCGGCGGCGGGCAGGCTGAGTAA
- a CDS encoding DUF86 domain-containing protein produces MYYVNQDQIERRLNAIPHIAEGMREAAAAWKPTVACGFIQERALHLAIEVVTDVGSYLIDGFIMRDASSYEDIMDIIHEEKVMSKPVYDAFIELVRLRRPLVQEYYDWDRFALHPLTESLPGLLETFASEVRGYLEREL; encoded by the coding sequence TTGTATTACGTAAACCAGGATCAAATTGAACGTCGTCTGAATGCGATACCTCATATTGCAGAAGGTATGAGGGAGGCTGCTGCTGCCTGGAAGCCGACAGTGGCCTGCGGGTTTATTCAGGAGCGTGCGCTCCATTTGGCGATCGAGGTCGTTACCGATGTCGGCAGCTATCTGATTGACGGCTTTATTATGCGCGATGCCAGCAGCTATGAGGACATTATGGATATCATCCACGAAGAGAAGGTCATGTCCAAGCCCGTCTATGATGCCTTCATCGAGCTTGTCCGGCTGCGCCGGCCGCTGGTTCAGGAGTATTACGACTGGGACCGCTTTGCGCTGCACCCATTGACAGAGAGTCTGCCTGGCCTGCTGGAGACCTTTGCGTCTGAAGTCAGGGGATATTTAGAGCGGGAGCTGTAG
- a CDS encoding helix-turn-helix domain-containing protein, with protein MPTQPQQEKHSIEAWSLINRKYLGKGVRVKRFRRPTRCQIRNRVLLAILMANDIKLSQLAEELGVSSRSVSAWVYEGRVPGKTNLEKACSYLGYPRHILFREELLEKSPLICQPEPSRFMKRTLTRSPVSNRILTGLCMVHDLSVSDVSRWIGVHPGTFRKWLHQGTLPSPAFQEKAEAFFRIPRSVLFADCALQGDLRTKAQP; from the coding sequence ATGCCTACACAACCACAGCAAGAAAAACACTCCATCGAGGCGTGGTCCCTGATCAACCGTAAATACCTGGGTAAAGGCGTGCGCGTAAAGCGATTCCGCAGACCTACCCGGTGTCAGATCCGTAACCGTGTCCTGCTTGCCATCCTGATGGCCAATGATATCAAGCTCTCCCAGCTGGCAGAGGAGCTCGGCGTTTCTTCACGCAGCGTCAGTGCCTGGGTCTATGAGGGGCGTGTGCCCGGCAAAACCAATCTGGAGAAGGCTTGCAGCTATCTCGGTTATCCCCGTCATATTTTGTTTCGCGAAGAATTACTGGAAAAGTCACCCTTGATCTGTCAGCCGGAGCCTTCGCGCTTCATGAAACGGACGTTGACCCGTTCACCCGTCAGCAATCGGATTTTGACTGGCCTGTGCATGGTGCATGACCTCTCGGTCAGTGATGTCAGCCGCTGGATCGGCGTACATCCCGGCACATTCCGTAAATGGCTGCATCAGGGAACCCTGCCTTCTCCAGCGTTTCAAGAGAAAGCAGAAGCCTTTTTTCGCATCCCGCGCTCGGTACTGTTTGCCGACTGCGCACTTCAAGGAGATCTTCGAACCAAAGCTCAGCCGTAA